A portion of the Rahnella variigena genome contains these proteins:
- the hutW gene encoding heme anaerobic degradation radical SAM methyltransferase ChuW/HutW — protein MSLDLTRFYAAADGLPFPDRWAVMPWRPQQPVPPQEIPAQWQALCQRPLPANKRLVYLHIPFCATHCKFCGFYQNKLEAEATEQYCDYLIREIEQEAASPLHQSAPVHAVYFGGGTPTALSAKQLHRIITTLRRCLPLAPDCEITVEGRILNFDDERIDACLEAGANRFSIGIQTFDTRVRQRMGRRASREEAIQFLRKLGERDRAAVVCDLMFGLPEQTTKSWREDLQIVRDLPLDGVDLYALNLLPSTPLGKAVENKRVSLPDVTQRRDFYLEGEAFLARNGWHQISNSHWARTTRERNLYNLLIKKGADCLAFGSGAGGNLGGQSYMTARSLEMYYQQMDAGQKPIMMMTAATTGEHRWRLDLQGGIEAGRYDLSRIIENPFPLEPLLQQWQQCGLMHNEGPRFSLTPSGRFWASNMLQALQTLIPQLTLRNTTHANG, from the coding sequence ATGAGCTTAGACCTCACGCGTTTTTACGCTGCCGCAGACGGACTGCCGTTCCCTGACCGCTGGGCAGTGATGCCCTGGCGGCCACAGCAGCCGGTTCCGCCGCAGGAGATCCCCGCTCAGTGGCAGGCGCTGTGCCAGCGTCCGCTTCCGGCCAATAAGCGTCTGGTCTATCTGCATATCCCCTTTTGTGCGACGCACTGTAAGTTTTGCGGGTTCTACCAGAACAAACTGGAAGCAGAGGCCACAGAACAATACTGTGATTATCTGATCCGGGAGATCGAACAGGAAGCCGCTTCGCCGCTGCATCAGTCCGCGCCTGTCCACGCTGTCTATTTTGGTGGCGGCACACCGACGGCACTCAGCGCAAAACAGCTGCACCGGATCATCACCACGCTGCGTCGCTGTTTGCCGCTGGCACCGGATTGCGAAATCACCGTCGAGGGACGGATCCTTAATTTCGATGACGAGCGCATCGACGCCTGTCTGGAGGCGGGCGCAAACCGTTTTTCGATTGGTATCCAGACGTTTGATACCCGTGTCCGCCAGCGCATGGGACGCCGCGCCAGCCGTGAAGAAGCGATACAGTTTTTGCGTAAACTCGGGGAGCGTGATCGCGCTGCGGTGGTCTGCGACCTGATGTTCGGATTACCGGAACAGACAACTAAAAGCTGGCGGGAAGATTTGCAAATCGTCCGTGATTTACCGCTTGATGGCGTCGATCTTTACGCCCTGAATCTGCTGCCTTCCACACCGCTGGGCAAAGCGGTGGAAAATAAACGCGTGTCGCTGCCGGATGTCACTCAGCGTCGTGATTTTTACCTCGAGGGTGAAGCTTTTCTGGCGCGCAACGGCTGGCATCAGATAAGCAACAGTCACTGGGCGCGCACCACTCGCGAACGCAATCTGTACAATTTGCTGATCAAAAAAGGAGCCGACTGTCTGGCTTTTGGCAGCGGCGCAGGCGGCAATCTCGGTGGGCAATCCTATATGACGGCGCGCAGCCTGGAGATGTATTACCAGCAAATGGACGCCGGACAAAAACCGATCATGATGATGACCGCAGCGACGACCGGTGAGCACCGCTGGCGGCTGGATTTACAGGGCGGCATCGAAGCAGGCCGTTATGATCTTAGCCGTATCATCGAAAACCCTTTCCCGCTCGAACCCCTGTTGCAGCAATGGCAACAATGCGGCCTGATGCACAACGAAGGCCCGCGCTTCAGTCTCACTCCCTCCGGACGATTCTGGGCCAGCAATATGTTGCAGGCCTTACAGACATTGATCCCACAACTGACTTTACGGAATACCACTCATGCCAACGGATAA